The following coding sequences are from one Nitrospirota bacterium window:
- the rodA gene encoding rod shape-determining protein RodA: MSPSLRIDRRLVSNFDWVILCLVLLLTLVGIMTIFSATRPLPGEEHPNFYIRQMYWAVAGLVALVMTVGLDYRRLRRAAYPLLGVGLALLVAVLLAGRTGMGAQRWLRLGPVSFQPSEFFKLLYLVGLARYMSTVRGPLRFKQLLFAFLFFVLPPVGLVIKQPDLGSALVLLFLFVAMALGKGVHRKVLVVVIAFSLISVPFMGTLAWDSLKDYQKKRIMAFIQPDLDPSGTGYHIAQSKVAVGSGKVLGKGYMKGTQGPFRFLPEKHTDFIFAVFAEEWGFVGSILLLLVYLMLILRGLTIAEMAEEEFGRLLALGITAMFALYWFVNIGMTMGLAPVVGLPLPFMSYGGTALVSNFMAVGILINIRAHRFEVLKFH, from the coding sequence GTGTCGCCGTCGCTCAGAATTGACCGCCGCCTGGTGAGCAACTTCGACTGGGTCATCCTCTGCCTGGTCCTGCTGTTGACCCTGGTGGGCATCATGACCATCTTCAGCGCCACCCGCCCCCTGCCGGGCGAGGAGCATCCGAACTTCTACATCCGGCAGATGTACTGGGCGGTGGCCGGCCTGGTCGCCCTGGTCATGACGGTGGGGTTGGATTACCGGAGGCTGAGGAGGGCGGCCTATCCCCTCCTGGGGGTGGGGCTGGCCCTGCTGGTGGCGGTCCTCCTGGCGGGCAGGACCGGCATGGGAGCCCAGAGGTGGCTCAGGCTGGGGCCGGTGAGCTTTCAGCCCAGCGAGTTCTTCAAGCTCCTCTATCTCGTCGGGCTCGCCCGGTACATGAGCACGGTGCGGGGGCCCCTGAGGTTCAAGCAGCTCCTTTTCGCCTTTCTGTTCTTCGTGCTGCCTCCCGTGGGGCTCGTCATCAAGCAGCCCGACCTGGGCTCGGCCCTCGTCCTGCTGTTTCTCTTCGTGGCCATGGCCCTGGGCAAGGGCGTGCACCGGAAAGTGCTGGTCGTCGTCATCGCCTTCTCCCTCATATCGGTGCCCTTCATGGGAACGCTGGCCTGGGACAGCCTGAAGGACTACCAGAAAAAGCGCATCATGGCCTTCATCCAGCCCGACCTGGACCCCAGCGGGACGGGCTACCACATCGCCCAGTCCAAGGTGGCCGTGGGCTCGGGCAAGGTGCTGGGGAAGGGATACATGAAGGGCACCCAGGGTCCCTTCCGTTTTCTGCCGGAGAAGCACACCGATTTCATCTTCGCGGTCTTCGCGGAGGAATGGGGGTTCGTGGGCAGCATCCTGCTGCTTCTTGTCTATCTCATGCTCATCCTCCGGGGGCTTACCATAGCGGAGATGGCCGAGGAGGAGTTCGGGCGGCTCCTGGCCCTGGGGATAACGGCCATGTTCGCCCTGTACTGGTTCGTCAACATCGGGATGACCATGGGGCTGGCGCCCGTGGTGGGCCTTCCCCTTCCCTTCATGAGTTACGGAGGAACCGCCCTGGTGAGCAATTTCATGGCCGTCGGCATCCTCATCAACATCCGGGCCCACCGGTTCGAAGTGTTGAAGTTCCACTGA